A stretch of DNA from Salvelinus fontinalis isolate EN_2023a chromosome 17, ASM2944872v1, whole genome shotgun sequence:
aggtggagggtccgtcatggtctggggcggtgtgtcacagcatcatcggactgagcttgttgtcattgcaggcaatgtcaacgctgtgcgttacatgaaagacatcctcctccctcatgtggtatcgttcctgcaggctcatcctgacatgaccctccagcatgacaatgccaccagacatactgctcgttctgtgagtgatttcctgcaagacaggaatgttagtgttctgccatggctagcgaagagcccggatcttaatcccattgagcacgcctgggacctgttggatcggagggtgagggctagggccattcccaccagaaatgtccgggaacttgcaggtgccttggtggaagagtggggtaacatctcacagcaagaactggcaaatctggtgcagtccatgaggaggagatgcaatgcatgacttaatgcagctggtggccacaccagatactgactgttacttttttgacccccccccccctttgttcagggacacattattccatttctgttagtcacatgtctgtggaacttgttcagtttatgactcagttgttgaatcttatgtacatacaaatatttgcacatgttaaataagtttgctgaaaataaactcagttgacagtgaggacgtttctttttttgattATATAGATATAGTAGATCTCtgcttgctttttgactgcgaaagtgatctctactcagaaaaggttggttcCCACTGATTTAAACAATTCATTTCGAAATGAGAATCTCACTGATCACATTCACCTCCTCACCTAGTCTGCTCTTGATAACCCTAGCAGAGTGGTTGAAGTGTTCGATGGCCTGGCTGTACTGGCAGTCAGAGCAGAGGGTGAGGCCCAGCTGGTAGTGAGTCTCAGCCAGCAGGCGGCTGTCTGAGGCCAGGTGCTTCAGCTGCAGGGACAGGCACTCCTGGAAGTCATCCACCGCCTGGCTGTAATTGCCTGGGGAGGAAATCGAACAGGTAGTTAGGAACACACCTCACAGAAGCACAATGTATGAGCCAACCCCATAGCAATCCAAATAAAAATGGGCCAACCCAAAGTACCAGCGGTGGTTGGGAAAGTACCTGATTCAGCCGCTACTTCTCCCAGATTCAGATGGGCCTGGGCTGCCAGGAGCTGGTCCTCCTTACCCTCTTTCCTTCAATAGAACACAAACAAACTCAGGCTCTCAAACTGTTAAGTCTGTCTTATATGCATCAATCCAACGGCTCAATTTGATTTGTTGGAATAGACTTGAATAGAGTTCGCATTTGAAAGCCCTACAACTGGAGGATTGCAGGGTAAAACAGGGACGAGTGGGTATTTATTTCCTACCGTACCTTTTGTAGATGACCTTTGCCACCTCCAGCATCTCCCAGGCTAACTGCAGGTTGCCCACTTCCTCATCATCACTGTCCTCCGGTATGTCCTCCTGAGGTCAAACGGTAATCGAATGTTAACTTACTGACTTTACAGCAGCTAAACCATCGGCAGGAACACACATAGGTCAGTAGTAGATGAAGTCTCACCTTTTCTTCCCCATCCTCAACATCTGAAACATTGACAGAAGTGTGTGAGTGCATGACATTTATTTTCTTGCATCAAAGATATTGCGTAAACATTATGACGGGTTTGCCTCaaacctccatcctcctcttctgggTTGTCTGATGACTCTTTAGTCTCAGCTTTGTCACCCTTCTCTCCGATAACTTTCTCCTTGCCGTTCGTGGTGTCAGAACCGTTAACATGGCCGTTCACAGTCTGTCCCTCCTCgcctcctccagtctcctccaCTGTGTTCTTATCTGAATCTGCCTTCTCGCCGTTCTTCTCTTCTGCCATGGCATCATAGACCTGAACTCTGAGCTCATCCCTGGTCTTCTCTGTGATAATAACAAAAGGTATATTGAGAAGCGTGTAagaatatatatctttttttaacaGGTAAATGTGACTACAACATTATACAGCATTATCAGAGAGATCAACAACGACTAGGCCAAATTGTATACTTTTTTTCAACATGACCACTGTACCTTTAGGCAAGCATCAACAACATGTGGCTTAACAATGCAAAATGCTTACCATCAACATTGTCTGTGCTTTCAATGTTGGAGTCTTTgggcttctcctcttcctcttcttctggaACACCCGTCAGAGCGTTCCCCAAGACGCCATTCTCCATCCTGCGACACaacaacattacatttaagtcttAGTTACAACTGTAACAGCAGTGGTTCTGAGAGCAAAATACTGTTTACGACCAGCGTTCAGTGGGGTACATCACTAATCACCATTTATAACGCATAGATTAAAATACTGTGATGGACAGTGAACACCTACCTGGCAAGCTCCAAGAGAGCTTTACCACACAGGAAGAAAGCCTCCCCACACTCATCTGCTGTGTCACCATAACTTTTGGCTCtggggaaaaataaataaataaggcaAAGTTATTCATTCATAAATGAATAAGTAATCGCGAATATTGTTACAGAACAATTCTTTCAGTGTGTCACTTGACTTCCACCCCTACTCACAACATCCCGCAGGCTTCTTGAAGGTAGTTGACCGCTGATACCACGTCCCCCATGACGAGATGTCTCTTCCCTGTGCCAATGAGTTTGTTTGCCTCCTCCATGACCATTTTGCAACTAGAAGAAAGCATCGATAACCAAGTCATTTTTGCTGTCTTAATGTCGGCACTAACAAAGTGGCTATCTAGCTACATTGGAAACAATATCCAACTGTCTTGAATAAAGAcccgtagctagctaactaatcaCGCATTCGTTTACGAACGCAATAACTAACGTTAAGCGGCGAAATTCGGTGGATGCAACTCCACTTCTAGCTTCTCATCTCAGTAACGTTAGCGCGTTTTCGCAAACGCTGTTCAGTGATACTTTCCTGACCATGAGCATTAAACACATCTTATGGTAAACATTTACATACCGTGGTTGCGAGTAGCTATAAAAGTTTATCAGAAGAAACAAGGACAAACAAGCACAGCTATCTCTGTCTAATTGTTCCAAAAATGGCGCCAATTTTGCTAATAATTTCCTGTCAACTTCTGCTTGGGGAAAACGCGGGAGAAAAATTAAAGTTGCAGTGACACATTTTTATATCCGTCGAATATTGGGGGGGACTCAGTCCAACTGGAAGGGAGGTCCCGAATGAAAACGTTTGGTAACTCCTGGTTTAACTTACATGGGAGAAAGTATGGTGACAAAAGCCAGTAGCAAAGCAAATTATTTGTGCATTTACCAGTAAGAAAGTATCCGTGTGATACTGTTCTACTTTGCTTACAAGTGGGGATTTAGAAGTCTCTCCATCTTACATCAGCTCTGATCAAAGGAACCCTCATTGAGACTGCCTCTTTGAGCCCTTCACTATGGCACCTGCTATGCAATACTTTGATTGAACTCCAGTATGCATGAGATGCAAGCCTCGAGTCTACATGGTAAGCAATCTAGGAAGTAGAGATCAGAGCAGATGAAGGTTCAAAACAACTCAGAGGTGTTCTGTCACCACACCACACATTTCTCTCAATATGCATTTAGTCAGCTCGGTTCACTTCACAAAATGTTAATACTAGTTGTCCTAATGGAACCAATAAAGTTGTATTGAATTGAATAAAATCAGAGACATCAGCTCTGTCAGTCCTGTATGCGCCTGGCCAAGATCCATCCAGAGAGAGCTGACAGGTGTGAAGGAGGCCCTTGTAAATAACTTGCTGCTCTTGCTCTGtccagggagatgagagagagagagcagccctgCTGTCAGTGCCTGCTGTGAGGTGAGCTCTAGTATCAACCCTCTCACTGAAGGACCCCTGCTAGCTCCCCTGTTACAGCCTTGTCCAGGCAGGCCTGGACATGACAGCCAATCACAGGGCAGGCCTGGAAATTACAACCAATCACAGGGCAGGCCTGGACATGACACCGCCAATCAGGCTCACAGTGAGACCCATCACACCAATTTGGTCATACATCTTCATCAACACAATACTTCTATTCTAATACCCTGTGTCCTATGAATTGTAGAATGCAAATGTGTATTGTGAATTGTAAATTTAATTGAAATGTAAATGTGAATTGTAAATGTAATTGAAATGTAAATGTGTATTGTTAATTGTAAATGTAATTGAAATGTAaatgtgtattgtgtattgttaATTGTAAATGTAATTGAAATGTAAATGTGAATTATGTGTCGTATGGtcacctgtgctagatagtgtagggttAGACAGTGCCTGGGAAGTCTTTAAATGTAGATTCCTTGATGTGGTGAATGTGATGGCTCCCATTAGACGGGTCAGGGTAAAGCAGAGATCTAGCCCTTGGTTTAAAGATGAGATTCTAGAATCTATCCAAGCAAGGAATAAGGCCTTTAAAAAAATGTGAGAACTCTCAAGAGCAGCGTGATTTTGTCCTATATAAACGTCACAGAAATTAAGCACAGAGCAGGATGGATGAAGCTAAGAGGGGTTACTTTGCTGAGAAAATAATTGAGAACAAAAAGGACCCTAAAAAGCTTTGGAAATCATTTAAGAAACTAGGCTGTAGTAGTACTaccaaaaacaaactaaacagtaTTGGACTGAACATCAGGGGGGAGATGATACATGAAAAAGCAGAGGTTGCCAATGAATTCAACTATTCTTTACTTATGTTGCCAGCAAGCTGGTTAGCAAGCTGCCACCAGTTCTGGTTTGTATGGAAGCAACGGAGTCAAGAAGTATTATGTAGAGTTGGGGGTTCAGCCAAACTCTTTTTCTTTTGCAAAGGAAGCAACTGCCAAAATAGTCAGTatgctggtgtaactgatgtgaaatggctagctagttagcgggtacgcgctagtagcatttcaatcagttacgtcacttgctctgagacattaagtagggttgccccttgctctgcaagggccgtggcctttgtggagcgatgggtaacgatgcttcgtgggcgaccgttgttgatgtgtgcagaaggtccctggttcgtgcccgtgtcggggcgaggggacgacgtaaagttaaactgttgcattgatgctgttgacccggatcactggttgctgcggaaaaggaggaggttgaaaggggggtgagtgtaactgatgtgaaatggctagctagttagcgggtacgcgctagtagtatttcaatcagttacgtcacttgctctgagacattaagtagggttgccccttgctctgcaagggccgcggcttttgtggagcgatgggtaacgacgcttcgtgggtgattgttgttgatgtgtgcagagggtccctggttcgcgcccgtgtcggggcgaggggacgccgtaaagtttaTATCTGTTACACTGGCAGAGCTTAAATGCTCCAAAACTCCAGATCTGGATAATATTCCTGCAAGATTTCTTATAGATTCTGCTGAGCAAATTGGCCCTTGTAGTACACATATCGTTAATCTCTCTCTTGAACAAGGTACCTTTCCCAGGGACATGAAACAAGCTAAAGTTATACCTCTGTATAAGAAGGGGATaaagtctgaccctgggaataataggcctgtatctatcctctgtgtaacatcaaagatcctggAGAGAGTTGTACATGAGCAAATGTATGAATATGTTAACAAACAAGGTCTAATGTATGATTTTCAGTCAGGTTTTAGAAAAACTTTCTCCACTGATTCATGTCTACTTtacttgactgacttcatcaggaaagagattgatgagggaaatctgtgtggaatggtactgcttgacctacagaaggcctttgatacagttaaccactgtctcctaatctccaaactggaggcactggggttaaGCAGTATCCCTCTAGGATGGGTAAAGTCCTATTTATCAGGAAGGGAGCAAGTAGTAGAGGTTAATGGTTCACTGTCTCAGGCAAAACCAATGAGATGTGGCGTTCCGCAGGGGAGCATGCTTGggcctctgctgtttttattgtATATTAACGATATGAAAGATGCTTGTTCTTGACATATTTTTCTTTATACAGACGACTCTACACTTCTAGTGTCTCAGAAAAGTAAAATTATGTTGGAGAGCATACTTAGCACAGAGCATACTAACATTAGCaaatggcttggagataataaGCTATCTCTGCTCTTTTGGAAAACTGAGGCAATTATTTTTGGATCCAGACCTAAATTGAGTACGTCCTCTGAAATCAATGTGGAATTATGgggtgaggtgctgactactaaaacctctgttagctacttgggatgtatccttgatggaagcttgggaggtgtgaTCATGGCCAATAAagtgctagggaaggttaatgccaggactaagtttttggctagaaagtccaagctgcttgataaggactccatgaaagtgctagctactgccctcattcaatgccattttgactatgctagtacttcctggtttggggACTTATATAAATTAatgaaggggaagctccagatagccaagaataagctgatcagggtagtattgaaggtgagtccacgtactcacataggcaggagctgctttcaggaactaaactggctgcctgttgaggctagggtgtcccagattagactaggtttggtttacaggagtatttatggtcctgcgcccAGATATCTAAGGGATTACTTTCCTCatgttagggatgcacacaaccacagcaccagatcaggtgttgctaAAGTGTGCTTATACAGattcaggagtaatgctgggaaaggtactttcttgtatactggagcctcagaatggaatgagttgcctcaTCCCATAAAATAAATGTCCTCTCTGGGTAAAAAtaagtaaaaatatgtttgatgtcttctgtgcccatatgaataacccctatgatgtaactggaatgatgagatagatgttcttcttctctgtttttgttttattgtttcactgccatactgtgttcaatcttgtctagccatcttgtctcaagaggaccacaatggaaataagtcccagactttgtgtgttatcctcaatgattttactcatgtgcatgtatggctttttcaagttttatgtgtgcttgtttttttaaatggtcgaattaataaacGAAAATCTAATGCACTCAAGTAAAACATAGGTCTTAGAAAGCTGACAATTTTGCTCTACTATGGTGAATGGTTCAAATTAATCATCCCGACCTGTCTTCATTCACAAGAGGGACTGTTGAGCACCACGAGGCTCTTGTTGTTGTGAGGAAAATAGTCAGCTGATGGACTCAATTATATAAGTCTGGATGACATAGTGTGTAATATCCTGTCTACATGTACACGGCAGTATATAAGTTGCTTCATACTTCCCATAATATAACATTTTATCTCTATAGGTCCCTAGCAACAGCAGAAGGAACACATTTGCACTGGCAGTCGGTATATGAGAATAGAGAACAGATTATGGTCTAGTGGGCTTCAAACAGTCAAATACTATGTAATTAGTGTTTTGGTGATGCTGATATAGGTAGGTACTATTTATGTCTGTATTAATGTGTTTTTGAAAGCTGAACAGGCCTCTTTTTGATCTGTAGACCACCAATTGTTGCCTGCAGCTTTAATAAGAGTTTATTGTGTTGGTCCCCTCCTATCTGGCCTTTCATGTGGTGTCCATGGCAACAACATGCAAAGACATCATCCCAGTGACAGCAGCAGAAgggtgaggtgaaggagagaggggcccTTCAGATTGCACACAATAATCTCTGTAGCATCTTTTCATCTGAGGGCAGAAAATGACTAGCCTGGTCCCATTGGCCTTAGGAGCTGACATCACAAATatatctgggatcaggctacatGACCACTGTGGAGACATATGATTTCTTAGTGTAGTTGTGTAATAGATGGACAAAAACGAGAGTGGtcgttaaaacctctttgggctaggtgttctgctagcgtcccacctcgacaacatccggtgaaatggcagagcgcgaaattcaaaatgcaAAAATCGTGTGTCTTAgataatttaaaagcttaacttcttgttaatacaaccgcgttgtcagatttcaaaaaggctttacggcgaaagcataccatgtgattatctgaggacagcgccccgcatacaccagcattaaaaaaaaaatcaaaccaGCAGAGGCGTAACAAAAAagagaaatagcgataaaataaataatttacctttgaagatcttcctctgtttgcaatcccacgggtcccagctacacaacaaatggtcgttttgttcgataaagtccttctttatatcccaaaaaagtaaGTTTAGTTGGCGtgtttgattcagtaatccatcgttccactcgttcaacatgcagacaaagaaaTCCCAAAAGTTACTGGAAAACTTCGTCCCAACAAGTTAAACAATGTTTCTagtcaatcctcaggtaccctaatatgtaaataaacgatacaatttaagactGAATGTAGTATGTTCAATACTAGATAATTAATGAAGTGCGCGGCCTCATCCACGCACGCCACAAGACTAGAGTGCTAATGAGAGACATCTTGAAAACTACAACTACttgctaatttttcaaaaaacaagcctgaaacaatttctaaagattgttgacatctagtggaagccataggaactgcaatctgggaggaattCCTTTGAATATCCCACAGAAAAGCATTGAAATGgcctgtgacctcaaaaaaattTTTTGGGATGGATTCTCCTCGGacttttgcctgccatatcagttctgttatactcacagaccttattttaacagttttagaaactccggagtgttttctatccaatgctaccaattatatgcatatcctagctgggcctgagtaacaggcagtttactttgggcatgtcggtcatccgaacttccgaatactgccccctttATTAATAAAGTAAATGACAGTTGCAACAGGGAGACACCACCAGCACAGAAGCAGAGAAAATGACTAACTCGCCTTCTCTAAGCAGGTCCTTATATTCAAATCTCACCCTACTGGGCAcatactggttgaatcaacgttgttccacgtcatttcaatgaaagtTGAGTTGATGTCTACCCAGTGGGACAGCACCAATGTTCTGGAAACACCCAACGAGAGGCTTGTAGGAAGTCACTAGATCAGCTGCTACAGAATCACAGTGTCACAGAATACAATATCAATCAGTGTCCTTGGTCCTTGTACCTCCAGTCTGGCGTCAATCACTATCAACAGATAGTCCTTAACAATCATGAACATTCAGTATCAAGTCTAGAATCAAGTCTCATCATACCCAATGGGCTCCCGAGtgaagcagcggtctaaggcactacatctcactgaaagaggtgtcattacagtccctggtttgaatccaggctgaatcacatctggctgtgattgggagtcccatagggcagcgcacaattggcccagtgttgtccggggtagaccgtcattgtaaataatatttttttcttaactgacttgcctagttaaataatggttttTAAAAAATCATAAAATACTGAATAGCCACCACTAATCAGCAATCtgctccccctgtcctcccttcttctccccaaatgtacatttacacacagccCCACCCCCCCTCAACTGACATTTACCCTGCCCCCACCCCACAGTTGTTAATATGTAcactatatattattatttaaatgtgtattatatttttattgttttatttcactttgtCCTGCTTTATTGGTGCCCGGCACTAaagaatttcactgtaccatGCAATTACatctgcaaccctgtacatgtgactgtTAAACTCTCTAATCTAACCCGTACACAAATTAGTGTCTCAAATAGAACACAAAAAATGACTCTTAACCGAATATGAACTTTATTAATCTTAAAATGTCTCCATTACAAGGTGCTGCCGCCGTTAAGGTATTTGATATTGTAACAGACTATGTACCTAGGTGTGTTCCTTTGAGGTCTTTATTTTACTACTAAGCCAACATAGGCAACATAGCACTAGTAGAGGGGGTGAAGAGGAAGTAAAACTGAGAAAAATCCTTCTGTGGTTGAGTACAGAATGTTGTTACGATTAACCACCACCCTAAATGCCAACACAGATCTAACAGATATATTCTATGTGCAAGGTAAATTCCCTCTCCAGAGCATATAAAGTCATCTTCTAGTCTAGTCCATTCTATTCTAACAACAGTAACCTCGTAAAACCATGCAGAATTGTTTGGAGCTTACATTCTGTAATCAGTCTGGTAATACGAGGCTATTCTAACAGATCATTACTGCAATTCTCAGAGTAAGTATGCTAAGGTGGTCACTGGTCTTCCACCACCCCATCTATGGCATTGTTAGTGTGACCCCATAcactagtagtactagtagtagtagaagaagGTCAATAGACTAAACAATCAGAGGTTGAAGATGAGTGAATAAAGTGGATGTCATAAAGTGTAATTTCAACGTGGGGTAATAAAGTTGGGTAGTAATTGGACACCCACTGCTGTATAATGTAgattatatatgtgtgtgtgtgtgtgc
This window harbors:
- the LOC129813804 gene encoding histone-binding protein N1/N2-like isoform X2 codes for the protein MVMEEANKLIGTGKRHLVMGDVVSAVNYLQEACGMLAKSYGDTADECGEAFFLCGKALLELARMENGVLGNALTGVPEEEEEEKPKDSNIESTDNVDEKTRDELRVQVYDAMAEEKNGEKADSDKNTVEETGGGEEGQTVNGHVNGSDTTNGKEKVIGEKGDKAETKESSDNPEEEDGDVEDGEEKEDIPEDSDDEEVGNLQLAWEMLEVAKVIYKRKEGKEDQLLAAQAHLNLGEVAAESGNYSQAVDDFQECLSLQLKHLASDSRLLAETHYQLGLTLCSDCQYSQAIEHFNHSARVIKSRLAKLQEVLEKAEVAPEERKEMEELKALLPEIQEKVEDATVGQKMAATVAAEAVMQETMAGGSAFPTPSGSFQNGGASASIIQVRSTYGNAPTKSPASDISHLVRKKRKPGDSPIKEDDSKKVKQETQVNSNRDNGVKDKMEFERQ
- the LOC129813804 gene encoding histone-binding protein N1/N2-like isoform X1, with product MTWLSMLSSSCKMVMEEANKLIGTGKRHLVMGDVVSAVNYLQEACGMLAKSYGDTADECGEAFFLCGKALLELARMENGVLGNALTGVPEEEEEEKPKDSNIESTDNVDEKTRDELRVQVYDAMAEEKNGEKADSDKNTVEETGGGEEGQTVNGHVNGSDTTNGKEKVIGEKGDKAETKESSDNPEEEDGDVEDGEEKEDIPEDSDDEEVGNLQLAWEMLEVAKVIYKRKEGKEDQLLAAQAHLNLGEVAAESGNYSQAVDDFQECLSLQLKHLASDSRLLAETHYQLGLTLCSDCQYSQAIEHFNHSARVIKSRLAKLQEVLEKAEVAPEERKEMEELKALLPEIQEKVEDATVGQKMAATVAAEAVMQETMAGGSAFPTPSGSFQNGGASASIIQVRSTYGNAPTKSPASDISHLVRKKRKPGDSPIKEDDSKKVKQETQVNSNRDNGVKDKMEFERQ